A stretch of Desulfurivibrio alkaliphilus AHT 2 DNA encodes these proteins:
- a CDS encoding 16S rRNA (uracil(1498)-N(3))-methyltransferase encodes MNIILVEHHEITADTITLRDRRAEHISRILKSRPGDLLRAGIIDGPMGSAQVLAVARREVTIRLDCRQEPPAKAATALILAIPRPIMLKRVLAQAAAMGVQRIMLINARRVEKSFFHSSQLSPAGIRAALLQGLEQAGDTRLPEVTLHPRFRPFIEDQLPPPRPNGPLRLLAHPTKKPVEMATASLRQSETGPDDPLPAGNLRGAAPAAVPARRQMLAIGPEGGWVDFEINCFAKQGFTPFSWGPRILRVDTAVPVLLALAEAL; translated from the coding sequence ATGAACATCATCCTTGTTGAGCACCATGAAATAACCGCCGACACCATTACGCTCCGAGACCGGCGGGCCGAGCATATCAGCCGGATTCTCAAGAGCCGGCCCGGGGATCTGCTGCGGGCCGGCATTATCGACGGCCCCATGGGATCAGCCCAGGTGCTGGCCGTTGCTCGCCGGGAGGTCACTATCCGGCTTGACTGCCGCCAGGAGCCGCCGGCCAAGGCCGCCACCGCCCTGATTTTGGCCATTCCCCGGCCAATCATGCTCAAAAGGGTGCTGGCCCAGGCCGCCGCCATGGGAGTCCAGCGCATTATGCTGATCAACGCCCGGCGGGTGGAAAAAAGTTTTTTCCATTCCTCACAGCTCTCGCCGGCCGGCATCCGCGCAGCCCTGTTGCAGGGGCTGGAGCAAGCCGGCGATACGCGACTGCCGGAAGTTACCCTGCACCCACGTTTTCGCCCCTTCATTGAAGATCAACTGCCGCCGCCCCGGCCAAACGGCCCCTTGCGCCTGCTGGCTCATCCCACCAAAAAGCCCGTCGAGATGGCCACGGCCAGCCTCCGGCAGTCGGAAACCGGCCCCGATGATCCATTACCTGCGGGCAATTTGCGAGGCGCTGCTCCCGCCGCCGTCCCGGCTCGGCGCCAAATGCTGGCCATCGGCCCCGAAGGCGGCTGGGTGGACTTTGAAATCAACTGTTTTGCCAAACAAGGCTTCACCCCCTTCTCCTGGGGGCCCCGCATCCTGCGGGTGGACACCGCCGTACCGGTACTGCTGGCCCTGGCAGAGGCCTTGTAA
- the cysC gene encoding adenylyl-sulfate kinase, with product MKSPNTVPYRGKITSDLRQQLLGQKSMVMWFTGLSGSGKSTIAHAVEEKLYDLGRLTYVFDGDNVRHGLCSDLSFSPEGRAENLRRISEMVKLFLDAGIICLTAFISPLRADRQKCRDLIDCGRFFEIYVKCSLEECERRDVKGLYKLARQGKIKNYTGVSAPYEEPGQPDLVLDTVASSLEECVDTTVEFILAKMNMQ from the coding sequence ATGAAAAGTCCTAATACCGTTCCCTATCGGGGAAAGATCACCAGTGATCTGCGTCAGCAGTTGCTGGGCCAGAAGAGCATGGTGATGTGGTTTACCGGCCTGTCGGGTTCCGGAAAATCCACCATCGCTCATGCCGTCGAGGAAAAGCTTTATGATCTGGGCCGGCTGACCTACGTCTTTGACGGCGACAACGTTCGCCATGGGCTTTGCAGCGACTTAAGCTTTTCCCCCGAGGGTCGGGCGGAAAACCTGCGCCGGATCTCGGAAATGGTCAAGCTTTTCCTTGATGCCGGCATTATCTGTCTGACCGCCTTTATCTCCCCCCTGCGGGCCGACCGCCAAAAGTGTCGCGATCTGATCGATTGCGGCCGGTTTTTTGAAATTTACGTTAAATGCTCGCTTGAGGAGTGTGAGCGGCGGGATGTCAAGGGTCTGTACAAGCTGGCCCGGCAAGGTAAGATCAAAAATTACACCGGGGTTTCCGCGCCTTACGAAGAGCCTGGGCAGCCCGACCTTGTTTTGGATACCGTTGCTTCTTCCCTCGAAGAGTGCGTGGATACCACCGTTGAGTTTATCCTGGCCAAGATGAACATGCAGTGA
- a CDS encoding sulfotransferase family protein, which translates to MKRAEKTYIQRITSRIRSFRYSWKPFYRHCGLNRFDHPVHANANVPTIDARIAISHANRFLFVRIPKCANTTILSTLWLCENGMSPEDLASLPAQEQKKMMRKQNMMQLFSRPSELSSSAAQTVLKKYCKAVIVRNPFSRAASAYLHKFRNGNAAQKFGLPSNLSFAGFCDYLRDGGLHDDIHWMPQSHICPLPPGTMDFIGKMENLAIDLPRLTNIVYGRSATIFTRQHHTTQANNHLRELYGTHEKRRVAELYAEDFTCFGYQPDKLS; encoded by the coding sequence TTGAAAAGAGCAGAAAAAACCTATATTCAACGAATTACCAGCCGAATACGCTCGTTTCGCTACAGCTGGAAACCATTTTATCGTCATTGCGGGCTAAACCGTTTCGACCATCCGGTACACGCCAACGCCAATGTCCCGACCATTGATGCCCGCATTGCCATAAGCCACGCCAATCGTTTTCTCTTCGTGCGCATTCCCAAATGCGCCAACACCACCATCCTGAGTACTCTATGGTTATGTGAAAATGGTATGTCTCCCGAGGACCTGGCATCATTGCCAGCCCAGGAACAAAAAAAAATGATGCGCAAGCAAAACATGATGCAGTTGTTCAGCCGACCTTCCGAACTGTCCAGCAGTGCGGCCCAAACCGTGCTGAAAAAATACTGCAAAGCCGTTATTGTCCGCAACCCCTTTAGCAGAGCGGCCTCAGCTTATCTGCACAAATTTCGCAACGGCAATGCCGCGCAAAAATTCGGGCTGCCAAGCAACCTTTCCTTTGCCGGATTTTGTGACTACCTGCGTGACGGCGGACTCCATGACGATATCCACTGGATGCCCCAGAGCCATATCTGTCCTCTGCCGCCGGGAACAATGGATTTCATCGGCAAAATGGAAAACCTGGCCATTGATCTGCCACGCCTTACCAATATTGTTTACGGACGTTCGGCCACAATCTTTACCCGCCAACATCATACCACACAAGCGAACAACCATTTACGAGAACTCTACGGCACACATGAAAAAAGGCGGGTAGCGGAACTCTACGCCGAAGATTTCACTTGCTTTGGTTACCAACCCGACAAATTATCATAA
- the murJ gene encoding murein biosynthesis integral membrane protein MurJ: MAKKSDQTGTIARSAAVVSFAVLCSRILGLVREQAFAILFGAGYAFDAFVVAFRIPNMLRDLFGEGALSAAFVAVFAAYNEKGEKETWRLASNVLVFFGLFLSVLTLVGIFASEHIVRLLVQDEYIQVPGKVELTARLTAIMFPFLTLVSLAAVVMGVLNTKGRFFVPAMAGSFFNLGALIGGVSLSLLMPRFDQPAIVGMAIGVLIGGVLQLGCQLPTLRRTGFRFVPHLDLRDPGLRRILVLMMPAVIGLAPLQFNIVINTYFASSLAEGTLSWLNYAFRLFWLPVGLFGVALSVATMPVVSRFAAQKDMPNLKNTYVSSLTMAFCLSVPASVGLIILAQPIVRVIFQHGRFDVAATVGTAEVLACYAVGLFAYAAVKIMVPIFYALDRPRYPVIGSFLTMLVNLLIILAVLEHLEHRALALSISGAMTVNFIFLSVMLYRLMGGYPLAGLARGLGKIVLASLLMAGWLYGLQRLFFPGGISEERLLLDIAAVAVCIGSSALLYGLALQLLKLEEMNLLVRRLLRRG, encoded by the coding sequence ATGGCCAAAAAATCCGACCAGACCGGCACCATTGCCCGTTCAGCCGCCGTGGTCAGCTTTGCGGTGCTGTGCAGCCGAATCCTGGGGCTGGTGCGGGAGCAGGCCTTTGCCATTCTCTTTGGGGCCGGTTATGCCTTCGATGCCTTTGTGGTGGCCTTTCGGATCCCCAACATGCTGCGCGATCTTTTTGGCGAAGGGGCTTTGAGTGCGGCCTTTGTTGCCGTTTTTGCCGCCTATAACGAGAAGGGCGAAAAAGAAACCTGGCGGCTGGCCAGTAATGTGCTGGTTTTTTTCGGACTCTTTTTAAGCGTTCTCACCCTGGTGGGGATTTTCGCCTCGGAGCACATCGTTCGCCTGCTGGTGCAGGATGAATATATCCAGGTGCCGGGCAAGGTGGAGCTTACCGCCCGGCTCACGGCCATCATGTTCCCCTTTCTGACCCTGGTCTCACTGGCGGCGGTGGTGATGGGAGTGCTGAATACCAAGGGGCGGTTTTTTGTGCCGGCCATGGCCGGCAGTTTTTTCAATCTCGGGGCCCTGATTGGCGGTGTTTCGCTTTCCCTGCTGATGCCGCGTTTCGACCAGCCGGCCATCGTCGGTATGGCCATCGGGGTGCTGATCGGCGGGGTGCTGCAACTGGGCTGCCAGTTGCCGACCCTGCGCCGCACCGGCTTTCGTTTTGTTCCCCACCTTGACCTGCGCGATCCCGGCCTAAGGCGGATCCTGGTGTTGATGATGCCGGCGGTTATTGGCCTGGCGCCATTACAGTTCAACATCGTGATCAACACCTATTTCGCCTCCTCGCTGGCCGAGGGCACGCTCTCCTGGCTTAATTACGCCTTTCGGCTGTTCTGGCTGCCGGTGGGGCTTTTCGGGGTGGCCCTGTCGGTGGCCACCATGCCGGTGGTTTCCCGCTTTGCCGCGCAAAAGGACATGCCCAACCTGAAAAACACCTATGTCTCCTCGCTGACCATGGCCTTTTGTTTGAGTGTGCCGGCCTCGGTGGGGCTGATCATCCTGGCCCAGCCCATTGTGCGGGTGATTTTTCAGCACGGCCGTTTTGATGTGGCTGCCACGGTGGGCACCGCCGAGGTGCTGGCCTGCTATGCCGTGGGCTTGTTTGCTTACGCGGCGGTCAAGATCATGGTGCCGATCTTCTATGCCTTGGACCGGCCCCGCTATCCGGTGATCGGCAGTTTTCTGACCATGCTGGTTAACTTGTTGATCATTTTAGCAGTTTTAGAGCATCTGGAGCACCGGGCGCTGGCCCTTTCCATCTCCGGGGCGATGACGGTTAACTTCATTTTTTTAAGCGTCATGCTCTACCGGTTGATGGGCGGTTATCCCCTGGCCGGATTGGCTCGTGGGTTGGGCAAAATTGTCCTGGCCTCCCTGTTGATGGCCGGTTGGCTCTATGGGCTGCAGCGGCTGTTTTTCCCCGGGGGAATTTCAGAAGAGCGGCTGTTGCTCGATATCGCGGCGGTGGCGGTCTGCATCGGCAGCAGCGCTCTGCTTTACGGCCTGGCTTTGCAACTGCTGAAACTCGAGGAGATGAACCTCCTGGTCCGACGCCTGCTGCGGCGCGGGTAA
- a CDS encoding zinc ribbon domain-containing protein, whose protein sequence is MIEDRTERCLRLAQEEHYCPHCQQRLSCCQAPPFHVGDGLGWGSDILFICLNDECSLYVRSWQEFEDRYGHAASCRYILCPGNEKGEAMMVGGQQAFKGLEVNVEALQQQNQRHAAEQEAAAKLAGCVEAGDLAPVIHLLTDEHADLATRKQACEALARFQDLSCLDPLRNHKFRNPELEQEVNLAIGTMLKKMYKKECPNCAEIVKSQAPTCKHCGHSF, encoded by the coding sequence ATGATTGAAGACCGTACCGAACGCTGCCTGCGCCTGGCGCAGGAAGAACATTACTGCCCACACTGCCAGCAGCGGCTGTCCTGCTGCCAGGCGCCGCCATTTCATGTCGGCGACGGCCTTGGCTGGGGGTCCGACATTCTTTTTATCTGCCTTAACGACGAGTGCTCACTGTACGTGAGAAGCTGGCAGGAATTTGAGGATCGCTACGGTCATGCCGCTTCCTGCCGCTACATTCTCTGCCCCGGCAACGAAAAGGGCGAGGCGATGATGGTTGGCGGCCAGCAGGCCTTCAAGGGCCTGGAGGTGAACGTCGAAGCCCTGCAGCAGCAGAACCAGCGCCATGCCGCAGAGCAGGAGGCGGCGGCCAAACTGGCGGGCTGTGTCGAGGCGGGCGACCTGGCCCCGGTAATCCACCTGCTCACCGACGAACACGCCGATTTGGCCACCCGTAAACAGGCCTGCGAGGCACTGGCCAGGTTTCAGGATCTTTCCTGCCTGGACCCCTTGCGCAACCACAAATTCCGCAATCCCGAACTGGAGCAGGAGGTCAATCTGGCCATCGGCACCATGCTGAAAAAAATGTATAAGAAGGAATGCCCCAACTGTGCCGAAATCGTCAAAAGCCAGGCCCCGACCTGCAAACATTGCGGCCATTCGTTTTAA
- a CDS encoding MogA/MoaB family molybdenum cofactor biosynthesis protein yields the protein MTTYTCAVLTTSDKGAKGEREDTSGPALRELLAAHGFKVAAHALVPDRIEDIRRVLKSWTDHDKIDLIITTGGTGLTPSDVTPEATRPLLDREIPGMAEAMRAASFAKTPHAVMSRGLAGTRGESLLINLPGSRRAALENIEVLLPALPHALAKIKGDPEDCQAHP from the coding sequence ATGACCACCTACACCTGTGCCGTGCTCACCACCAGCGACAAAGGGGCCAAGGGCGAACGGGAAGACACCAGCGGCCCGGCCCTGCGGGAGTTGCTGGCCGCCCACGGCTTCAAGGTGGCCGCCCACGCCCTGGTTCCCGACCGGATCGAAGATATTCGCCGGGTGCTGAAAAGCTGGACGGATCATGACAAAATCGACCTGATCATCACCACCGGCGGCACCGGCCTGACCCCCAGTGATGTCACCCCCGAAGCCACCCGCCCCCTGCTGGACCGGGAAATCCCCGGTATGGCCGAGGCCATGCGGGCTGCCAGCTTTGCCAAAACCCCCCACGCCGTGATGTCCCGGGGGCTGGCCGGCACCCGAGGGGAAAGCCTGTTGATCAACCTGCCGGGCAGCCGCCGGGCGGCCCTGGAAAACATCGAGGTTCTGCTGCCCGCCCTGCCCCATGCCCTGGCTAAAATCAAGGGCGACCCCGAGGACTGCCAAGCCCATCCATAA
- a CDS encoding sulfotransferase family 2 domain-containing protein has translation MHLSRRLSELFNPLLNSLDGRVQRHRVNSRILISEPNRFVFYRIPKAGHSTVGKTLVYYDPHLTSEERQEITLSGSKSGPYLHPRELGRSRARVAWREYFKLTFVRNPYRRVLSAYLDKIARIKPATKNLGTSPVDEQGQPLPFLAFLDQIKGAALYEGPHWAPQVALLPRDLARLDFIGRLEKIDTDLATVIERVYGRKMASGVQNWDSHKTKSGDDFHRYYDGSAIDTVRHLYREDFEAFGYSLDPETALR, from the coding sequence ATGCACCTGTCTCGCCGGCTCAGTGAACTTTTCAACCCCCTTCTGAATTCATTGGATGGCCGCGTGCAACGCCATCGCGTTAACAGTCGCATCCTGATTTCCGAACCCAACCGGTTTGTTTTTTACCGGATTCCCAAGGCTGGCCATTCAACGGTGGGCAAAACCCTGGTTTACTACGATCCGCATCTCACCTCGGAAGAGCGCCAAGAAATTACGCTCAGCGGCAGCAAATCCGGGCCTTATCTCCACCCCAGGGAACTGGGACGCAGCCGGGCGCGGGTTGCCTGGCGGGAGTACTTCAAACTGACCTTTGTGCGTAACCCCTATCGTCGGGTGCTCTCGGCCTATCTCGATAAGATTGCCCGTATTAAGCCCGCCACCAAGAATCTGGGAACATCCCCCGTCGACGAACAGGGTCAACCACTGCCCTTTCTTGCGTTTCTGGATCAAATCAAAGGGGCCGCCCTTTACGAAGGACCCCATTGGGCGCCGCAAGTTGCCCTGCTGCCCCGCGATCTTGCTCGCTTGGATTTCATTGGTCGCCTGGAAAAAATCGACACCGACCTGGCCACGGTGATTGAACGCGTTTACGGACGCAAAATGGCCAGCGGGGTGCAAAATTGGGATAGCCACAAAACCAAATCGGGAGACGATTTTCACCGCTATTACGACGGATCAGCCATCGACACGGTGCGCCATCTGTACCGGGAGGATTTCGAGGCCTTTGGCTATTCCCTGGACCCGGAAACGGCACTCCGCTGA
- the purM gene encoding phosphoribosylformylglycinamidine cyclo-ligase, giving the protein MAKQESSRYAEAGVDIDKGNEFVERIKPMVASTFRSGVLTGIGGFGGLFALGSGKYKDPVLVSSTDGVGTKLLIAQMCNRHDTIGIDLVAMCVNDIVVSGAQPLFFLDYFSSGGLDLEVAAAVVQGIAQGCEISRCSLIGGETAEMPGMYAPGEYDLAGFVVGICERDKIIDGSDIRVGDTLIGLASSGLHSNGYSLVRKICFEEMKLSVNDRIDEFGCTLGEELLRPTRIYTEPLLNLVKNFRVKGLVHITGGGIIDNLPRVLPNGCKAVLDGKSWEVPPVFEFLRQNGKVSAQEMCRTFNNGIGMVVVVDAKEADDVRMQLQALGEKPFVIGEVAARSKKKKNEPLVEIDCC; this is encoded by the coding sequence ATGGCTAAGCAAGAAAGTTCCCGGTACGCCGAGGCCGGGGTTGATATTGACAAAGGCAATGAGTTTGTTGAACGGATCAAGCCCATGGTGGCTTCCACCTTCCGTTCCGGGGTTTTGACCGGGATTGGCGGGTTTGGCGGCCTTTTTGCCCTGGGCAGCGGCAAGTACAAGGATCCGGTGCTGGTCTCTTCCACCGATGGTGTGGGAACCAAGCTGCTGATCGCCCAGATGTGCAACCGGCATGACACCATCGGGATTGATCTGGTCGCCATGTGTGTCAACGACATTGTGGTTTCCGGGGCGCAGCCGCTGTTTTTCCTCGATTATTTTTCTTCCGGCGGTCTGGACCTGGAGGTGGCTGCCGCCGTGGTGCAGGGGATTGCCCAAGGTTGCGAGATTTCCCGTTGCTCTTTGATCGGTGGGGAAACCGCCGAGATGCCGGGGATGTATGCCCCGGGCGAGTACGACCTGGCCGGCTTTGTGGTGGGGATTTGCGAGCGGGACAAGATTATCGACGGTTCCGATATCCGGGTGGGTGACACCCTGATCGGGCTGGCCTCCAGCGGCCTGCACAGCAATGGCTACTCTTTGGTCCGGAAGATCTGTTTTGAAGAGATGAAGTTGTCGGTCAATGACCGTATCGATGAGTTTGGCTGCACCCTGGGCGAGGAACTGTTGCGTCCCACCCGGATTTATACCGAGCCTTTGCTTAATCTGGTCAAAAACTTTAGAGTGAAAGGGCTGGTGCACATCACCGGTGGCGGCATCATCGATAACCTGCCGCGGGTGCTGCCCAACGGTTGCAAGGCCGTGCTGGACGGCAAGAGCTGGGAGGTGCCGCCGGTGTTTGAGTTTTTGCGGCAAAACGGCAAGGTGTCGGCGCAAGAGATGTGCCGGACCTTCAACAACGGGATCGGCATGGTGGTGGTGGTAGATGCCAAAGAGGCCGACGATGTCCGCATGCAACTGCAGGCGTTGGGGGAAAAACCCTTTGTGATCGGTGAGGTTGCCGCACGGTCGAAGAAAAAGAAAAATGAACCTTTGGTGGAAATTGACTGCTGTTAG
- a CDS encoding sulfotransferase family 2 domain-containing protein — protein sequence MIISHRHRFIFVHCRKVAGSSMKVTIAPHLGPADIILGSYQELFRDSSFFTPQVLGEALRPHGLRELASGLLRGRNWRNSINKAVKRRYKKAFGLSSSGHPTATDIRQAFPEAWNSYFKFCFVRNPYERAVSDYLYLTRRDAASPSFSDYLRQLSESKRDLHGRDKYDNWPMYTIGEQPVMDFIGRYENLSSDFSKAMEKVGLSGVKLTASEKRRNYQKPWREYYGPGDRELVEALYSKEIGYFGYTFEA from the coding sequence ATGATCATCAGCCACCGCCACCGTTTTATCTTTGTCCACTGCCGCAAGGTGGCCGGTAGCTCCATGAAAGTGACCATTGCCCCTCACCTGGGCCCGGCCGATATTATCCTGGGCAGCTACCAGGAGCTTTTCCGGGACAGCAGTTTTTTTACCCCTCAGGTCCTGGGTGAAGCCCTGCGTCCCCATGGGTTGCGAGAATTGGCCTCCGGCTTGCTCCGGGGGCGTAATTGGCGCAACTCCATAAACAAGGCTGTCAAGCGGCGTTACAAAAAGGCCTTTGGCCTCTCATCATCCGGTCATCCCACCGCCACCGATATCCGCCAGGCTTTCCCGGAGGCCTGGAACAGTTATTTCAAGTTCTGCTTTGTGCGCAATCCCTACGAACGGGCGGTTTCCGATTACCTTTATCTAACGCGCAGGGATGCCGCCTCGCCCTCGTTCAGCGACTACCTTCGCCAACTTAGTGAATCCAAACGGGATCTCCATGGCCGGGATAAATACGACAACTGGCCCATGTACACCATTGGAGAGCAACCGGTCATGGATTTCATCGGCCGTTACGAGAACTTATCGTCAGATTTCAGCAAAGCAATGGAGAAGGTCGGACTTTCAGGAGTTAAGCTGACTGCCTCGGAAAAGCGCCGAAACTATCAAAAGCCTTGGCGTGAATACTACGGGCCCGGCGACCGCGAGCTGGTGGAAGCTCTGTACAGCAAAGAGATAGGTTATTTCGGCTATACTTTCGAAGCATAA
- a CDS encoding Mn2+dependent serine/threonine protein kinase, with amino-acid sequence MGDDYLANRRFDLGRFGTLLTGRVFHRYPGKRALLKGELDGVAVVAKFYVAPVGQAYEWYRGLRGTRALLSSGVAAPALYYAGYRPEVGAWLTVQEWVEADEPWPPEDSERCGDAHARLILTLAEHHRAGIVQNDLNWLNFIPRQGRLYAVDGDRVRRLRSPLNRKQGLAHLVRLYASKTRLPEATVRDGFRLYLQQRQWLAGQGEEEDFITRVRRARRQQAEQVARRACRGWKHYPRLRHDGFWLIRDRRHLDQSSSLRLLAGWRREAELKPAGGLLELDGQAVRWLPIGVATGFFAPLRPWLVRRAAFRIWVALLTANRLGLGTERHLALVWPAALKGKGEAAVMLQSATGVRPLADCLSTLGDRERSALQEQLNHQLALMQAGRITLVGNSLNVLGWDGRQLHIIDATAVVLHSFRGSAFARHWHLFRQQLQAELAAVRPTS; translated from the coding sequence ATGGGCGACGACTATCTGGCCAACCGCCGGTTTGACCTGGGCCGGTTCGGGACCCTGCTTACCGGCCGGGTTTTTCATCGTTATCCCGGCAAGCGGGCGTTGCTTAAAGGGGAACTTGACGGGGTGGCGGTGGTGGCCAAGTTTTACGTTGCTCCTGTGGGCCAGGCTTACGAGTGGTACCGGGGGTTACGCGGCACCCGGGCTTTGCTTAGCTCGGGGGTGGCGGCTCCGGCTCTGTATTACGCCGGTTACCGGCCGGAGGTCGGGGCCTGGTTGACGGTGCAGGAGTGGGTCGAGGCCGATGAACCCTGGCCACCGGAGGACAGCGAGCGTTGCGGCGATGCCCATGCCCGGCTGATTTTGACCCTGGCCGAGCATCACCGGGCGGGAATCGTGCAGAACGATCTCAACTGGCTGAATTTTATCCCCCGCCAGGGGCGCCTTTATGCCGTCGACGGTGATCGTGTCCGCCGTCTGCGCTCCCCCCTGAACCGGAAGCAAGGCCTGGCGCATCTGGTTCGCCTGTATGCCTCCAAAACCAGGTTGCCTGAAGCTACGGTTCGGGATGGCTTCCGATTGTATTTGCAACAGCGGCAATGGCTGGCCGGCCAGGGTGAGGAAGAGGATTTCATCACCCGGGTACGGCGCGCCCGGCGGCAACAGGCGGAACAGGTTGCCCGCCGGGCTTGCCGGGGCTGGAAACATTATCCCCGGCTGCGCCATGATGGGTTCTGGCTTATTCGCGATCGGCGCCACCTGGACCAGTCCAGCTCTTTGCGCCTGTTGGCCGGCTGGCGGCGTGAGGCGGAGTTAAAGCCGGCTGGTGGGCTGCTGGAGCTGGACGGGCAAGCGGTGCGCTGGCTGCCCATTGGGGTTGCAACCGGCTTTTTTGCACCACTGCGGCCGTGGCTTGTTCGTCGGGCGGCCTTTCGCATCTGGGTGGCGCTGCTTACCGCAAACCGCTTGGGGCTTGGCACGGAAAGACACCTGGCCCTGGTTTGGCCTGCGGCGCTGAAAGGGAAGGGGGAGGCGGCGGTTATGCTGCAGTCGGCGACCGGGGTCAGGCCCCTGGCCGACTGCCTGTCAACTTTAGGGGATCGGGAACGATCAGCCCTGCAGGAGCAGCTTAATCACCAGCTTGCCTTGATGCAAGCCGGCCGCATCACCCTGGTCGGCAATAGCCTCAACGTTTTGGGGTGGGATGGCCGGCAACTGCACATCATCGATGCCACCGCTGTTGTTCTGCATTCATTCCGGGGTTCCGCCTTCGCCCGCCATTGGCATCTTTTTCGGCAACAACTGCAAGCCGAGCTGGCTGCCGTCCGGCCAACTTCATAA
- a CDS encoding glycosyltransferase, with protein sequence MPVVNRFSLTTFRTLNGHNTVAGTQNNSSNSKQAKEVLSRHLALLFATSGHSGVDRVVQNLLPEFGRTSHRFDLLQIRGHGPYLEEVPDNVRVIRLPVSSKKTVLPCLLWYLWRHRPQAMLTANHELNRALLLARRLTGVPTRVVIRMGMSVTAKGKDLKPAQRKALFASMRRWYPLADAAVTPSQGVADDLIEIAGVQPERLSVIRNPIVNARFFRLAAEPVAHPWYGKADNPVILGVGSLEPRKDFATLIQAFALVRRDRRCCLIILGKGRQRSELLALAAQLGVADDVDLPGFDPNPYRHMQQAGLFVLASQREGASAVIVEALACGTPVVSTDCPSGPAETLANGRYGRLVPVGDVQAMAQAINATLKAPPDPDFLRQAVVANHTEVAAGQYLAALGVNG encoded by the coding sequence ATGCCGGTTGTCAACCGATTTTCGCTCACCACTTTTCGTACCCTAAACGGACACAATACTGTGGCAGGAACTCAAAATAATTCCTCAAACTCTAAACAGGCAAAGGAAGTTTTAAGCCGGCACCTGGCTTTGCTGTTTGCCACCTCCGGCCACAGCGGGGTGGATCGGGTGGTGCAAAACCTGCTGCCGGAATTTGGCCGTACCTCCCATCGCTTCGATTTGCTGCAAATTCGCGGGCACGGGCCTTACCTGGAAGAGGTGCCCGACAATGTCCGGGTGATCCGGCTGCCGGTGAGCAGCAAAAAAACGGTGTTGCCCTGCCTGCTCTGGTACTTGTGGCGCCATCGGCCCCAGGCGATGCTGACCGCCAACCATGAGCTCAACCGGGCACTGTTGTTGGCGCGCAGGCTCACCGGGGTGCCGACCCGGGTGGTGATTCGGATGGGGATGTCGGTGACGGCCAAGGGCAAAGACCTGAAGCCGGCGCAACGTAAGGCCCTGTTTGCTTCCATGCGTCGCTGGTATCCGTTGGCGGATGCAGCCGTTACTCCGTCCCAGGGGGTGGCCGATGATCTGATTGAAATTGCCGGGGTGCAACCGGAACGCCTGTCGGTTATTCGCAATCCCATTGTCAATGCGCGTTTTTTTCGGCTTGCTGCCGAGCCGGTGGCCCATCCCTGGTATGGCAAGGCAGATAATCCCGTGATCTTGGGGGTGGGTTCGCTGGAGCCGCGAAAAGATTTTGCCACCCTGATACAGGCGTTTGCCCTGGTCCGCCGTGATCGCCGCTGCTGCTTGATCATTCTTGGCAAAGGCCGGCAGCGGTCGGAATTGTTGGCACTGGCGGCGCAGCTTGGGGTGGCGGACGATGTCGATCTGCCCGGTTTTGACCCAAACCCCTACCGGCATATGCAGCAGGCCGGGCTGTTTGTGCTGGCTTCGCAACGAGAGGGTGCTTCCGCCGTAATCGTCGAGGCGTTGGCCTGCGGGACGCCGGTGGTCTCGACGGACTGCCCCAGCGGCCCGGCGGAAACTCTGGCCAACGGTCGTTATGGCCGCTTGGTGCCGGTGGGAGATGTTCAGGCGATGGCGCAGGCGATTAATGCAACCCTGAAGGCTCCCCCCGATCCTGATTTTTTGCGTCAGGCGGTTGTGGCCAATCACACCGAGGTGGCTGCCGGGCAATATCTGGCGGCGCTGGGTGTGAATGGCTGA